A genome region from Buchnera aphidicola (Cinara splendens) includes the following:
- the rpe gene encoding ribulose-phosphate 3-epimerase yields MKRVVVVPSILSANFCRLGKEIQEVLKAGCNLIHFDVMDNHYVSNLTMGPMILKSIKNSGIKVFFDVHLMASPVDSLIPLFANLNVQFITIHPESTNHLDRTIQLIKKIDCGVGLALNPSTSLHFLDYVIDELDLILVMAVNPGFGGQKFLTYVLKKIQQVRSLIDKSQKNILLSVDGGISLSNIVNVIQSGADYVVVGSAIFHSDDYLKTIRKLTDIIIDN; encoded by the coding sequence ATGAAACGTGTTGTAGTGGTTCCATCTATTTTATCTGCAAATTTTTGTCGATTAGGAAAAGAAATACAGGAAGTTCTTAAGGCAGGATGTAATTTAATTCATTTTGACGTTATGGATAATCATTATGTTTCCAATTTAACGATGGGACCTATGATATTAAAATCAATAAAAAATAGTGGAATAAAAGTATTTTTTGATGTTCATTTAATGGCTTCTCCGGTTGACTCATTAATTCCTTTATTTGCAAATTTAAATGTACAGTTTATTACAATCCATCCCGAATCTACTAATCATTTAGATAGAACTATACAACTAATTAAAAAAATAGATTGCGGTGTTGGTTTAGCCTTAAATCCATCTACTTCTTTGCATTTTTTAGATTATGTAATTGATGAATTAGATTTAATTTTAGTAATGGCTGTGAATCCAGGTTTTGGTGGTCAAAAATTTTTGACATATGTGTTAAAAAAAATTCAACAAGTACGATCTTTAATTGATAAAAGTCAAAAGAATATTCTTTTATCAGTAGATGGAGGAATTAGTTTATCTAATATTGTAAATGTAATACAATCAGGTGCTGATTATGTAGTCGTTGGTTCTGCTATTTTTCATTCAGATGATTATTTGAAAACAATAAGAAAATTAACAGATATTATTATAGATAATTAA